In the genome of Acidovorax sp. 69, the window GCAAACTCAGCTTCAAAATGAAAGTCATGCTGATGATTGGCACCGCGCTGGCCGCGCTGCTGGTCATGGCGGTCACCTCCCTGTTGCAGGAGCGCCGACTGATCAGCGAGTCGCGCAAAGATTTGCTGACCACCGCGGTCCAGTCTGCCCATAGCATCGTGGCCGCTTACCAGGCCAAGGCCGCCAGCGGTGCGATGCCACAGGAAGAAGCACAAAAAGCTGCCAAAGAGGCCCTGCGCATTGCACGTTATGGCGGTGCCGAGGGCAAGACCGAGTATTTCTACATCTGGACCACCGAAGGCGTAGGCGTCATGCACCCCTTCAAACCTGAATGGGACGGACAGGACATGCTGGGCAAGGTCAAGGATGGCTCGGGTGTGGACATCATTGGCCTGCTCGTGAACGGCATGCGCAGCAGCAAAGACGGCAAGGCTTTTGTGCCCACCATGTTCGCGCGCCCCGGGCAGCAGACCGCAGTGCCCAAGCTGCAGTACATCATCAAGGTCGACGGGTGGAACTGGATGGTCGGCTCGGGGCTTTACACCGACGACGTCGATGCGCTGCTGCGCCAGGCCCTGCTGTCAAGCCTGGTCATGGTGGTGGCGGTGTTTCTCGTGGTGGGCGTCATTGGCCTTTTCGTCTCGCGCTCGGTGTTGCGCCAGATCGGTGGTGAACCGACGGACGCCATCGCCATCATGCAAGAAGTGGCCGAGGGCAACCTCGACACGCAAATCCCGACGGCCCACCCGGGATCGATGCTCGACGGCCTCGCCCACATGGTGACCTCACTGCGCAAACTGGTCACCGAGGTGCGCTCTGCGACCGACAGCATTGCCACCGCTTCAAGTGAGATCGCCCAAGGCAACAATGACCTCGCCCACCGCACCGAAGACACCGCCAGCAACCTGCAGGCTACGGCCAGCAGCATGGAGGAGCTGACCAGCACCGTCAAACAAACTTCGGACTCCGCCCAGACCGCTAACCAGATGGCCACATCGGCGGCGGATGTTGCAGCGCGCGGCGGCCAGGTGGTGTCACAGGTGGTCGCCACCATGCAGGACATCAATGCCAGCAGCAAGAAGATCAGCGACATCATCGGCGTGATCGACGGCATCGCGTTCCAGACCAATATCCTCGCGCTCAACGCAGCCGTGGAGGCCGCACGCGCTGGCGAACAAGGCCGCGGATTTGCGGTGGTGGCAGGAGAGGTGCGCAGCCTGGCCCAGCGCAGCGCAGAGGCGGCCAAGGAAATCAAGTCGCTCATCGGTGCATCGGTCGAGAAGGTCGAGTCGGGCACCCAGCTTGTGGGCAACGCAGGCGCCACCATGACCGAGATCGTCGCCAGCGTGCAACGTGTGACCGACATCATTGGCGAAATCCGCGCGGCCACCTCCGAACAAAGCCAGGGCATAGCGCAGGTCAACACGGCCATGAACCAGCTCGACCAGATGACCCAGCAGAACTCGGCACTGGTAGAGGAGTCCACCGCCGCCGCCGACAGCCTGCGCGAACAGGCCATGAAGCTCACCCAGGTGGTGGCATTGTTCCGTGTGAACGGCAGCAACACCGCCGCCCCCGCTGCCGCACACCGCCCGGCGCCAAAACCTGCGCCACGCCCCGCTCCGGCAGCGGCTGTGCGCACCG includes:
- a CDS encoding methyl-accepting chemotaxis protein; the encoded protein is MSKLSFKMKVMLMIGTALAALLVMAVTSLLQERRLISESRKDLLTTAVQSAHSIVAAYQAKAASGAMPQEEAQKAAKEALRIARYGGAEGKTEYFYIWTTEGVGVMHPFKPEWDGQDMLGKVKDGSGVDIIGLLVNGMRSSKDGKAFVPTMFARPGQQTAVPKLQYIIKVDGWNWMVGSGLYTDDVDALLRQALLSSLVMVVAVFLVVGVIGLFVSRSVLRQIGGEPTDAIAIMQEVAEGNLDTQIPTAHPGSMLDGLAHMVTSLRKLVTEVRSATDSIATASSEIAQGNNDLAHRTEDTASNLQATASSMEELTSTVKQTSDSAQTANQMATSAADVAARGGQVVSQVVATMQDINASSKKISDIIGVIDGIAFQTNILALNAAVEAARAGEQGRGFAVVAGEVRSLAQRSAEAAKEIKSLIGASVEKVESGTQLVGNAGATMTEIVASVQRVTDIIGEIRAATSEQSQGIAQVNTAMNQLDQMTQQNSALVEESTAAADSLREQAMKLTQVVALFRVNGSNTAAPAAAHRPAPKPAPRPAPAAAVRTAAPRPALAKATAPRPAPTAPAVALPSKAGGTKPATDSNNEDWESF